One Pedosphaera parvula Ellin514 DNA segment encodes these proteins:
- a CDS encoding tetratricopeptide repeat protein, with protein MGEKTVNELPRELRGLHTKGMDALQRENFDYAIALFSQILDREPTNYDCRKALRMAQLSKVKGGGGFFKKMFSGASASPQVARAQLALRNNPFEAIGIAEQILSADPMNSSAHKIIADAALASGMPKTAVMSLDLLVKGSPKDKELVIELSHALAEAGERSRAEQVLENLRAVYPNDNEIFVALKNVSANKTMDEGGYGALADGEGSYRDVLRNKEEAVSLEQENRHQRSEDVTEKLIREYETRVKLEPKNLKLMRDLGDLYVQRNEFDKGLGWFAKIVEVDGGADASMQRKIAETKVKKYEHSLTLLDPSSPEYEEKAAQIREEQRAFRLAECKERSDRYPTDLGIRFELGQLYYDSGKIAEAIQEFQKAINNPNKRIQAMTYLANCFAKRGMNDIAARRLQEALKEKLVFDDEKKDLVYTLGTILEKMGKREEAIEQFKVIYEMDIGYKDVAAKVDAYYAGQ; from the coding sequence ATGGGTGAGAAAACTGTGAATGAGTTGCCGAGGGAGCTTCGGGGGTTGCACACGAAGGGGATGGATGCTTTGCAACGCGAGAATTTTGATTACGCGATTGCCTTGTTTTCCCAGATTTTGGACAGGGAGCCGACGAATTATGATTGTCGCAAGGCTTTGCGGATGGCGCAGTTAAGCAAGGTGAAGGGGGGCGGCGGGTTTTTCAAGAAGATGTTCAGCGGGGCGAGTGCGTCGCCGCAGGTGGCGCGAGCGCAGTTGGCGTTGCGGAATAATCCGTTCGAGGCGATTGGGATTGCGGAGCAAATTTTAAGCGCGGACCCGATGAATTCGTCGGCGCACAAGATTATTGCGGATGCGGCGTTGGCGAGTGGGATGCCGAAGACGGCGGTGATGTCGCTGGACTTGCTTGTCAAGGGGTCGCCGAAGGATAAGGAGTTGGTGATTGAGTTGTCGCATGCCCTGGCGGAGGCGGGTGAGCGGAGTCGCGCGGAGCAGGTGTTGGAGAATTTGCGGGCGGTTTATCCGAATGATAATGAGATTTTTGTGGCGCTGAAGAATGTGTCGGCGAATAAAACGATGGATGAAGGGGGTTATGGGGCGCTGGCGGATGGTGAGGGTTCGTACCGGGATGTGTTGCGGAATAAGGAGGAAGCGGTGTCGCTGGAACAGGAGAACCGGCATCAGCGGTCGGAGGATGTGACGGAGAAGTTGATCAGGGAGTATGAGACGCGGGTGAAGTTGGAGCCGAAGAATTTGAAGTTGATGCGGGACTTGGGCGATTTGTACGTGCAGCGGAATGAGTTTGATAAGGGGCTGGGTTGGTTTGCAAAAATCGTGGAGGTGGATGGGGGCGCGGATGCTTCGATGCAGCGGAAGATTGCGGAGACGAAGGTGAAGAAGTACGAGCATTCGTTGACGTTGCTGGATCCGAGTTCGCCGGAGTATGAGGAGAAGGCGGCGCAGATTCGGGAGGAGCAGCGGGCGTTTCGTTTGGCGGAGTGCAAGGAGCGGTCGGATCGGTATCCGACGGATTTGGGGATTCGCTTTGAGTTGGGGCAGCTTTATTATGATTCGGGGAAGATTGCGGAGGCGATCCAGGAGTTTCAGAAGGCGATCAATAATCCGAACAAGCGTATTCAGGCGATGACTTACCTGGCGAATTGTTTTGCGAAGCGGGGGATGAATGATATCGCGGCGCGGCGATTGCAGGAGGCGTTGAAGGAGAAGCTGGTGTTTGATGATGAGAAGAAGGATTTGGTTTATACGCTGGGGACGATCCTGGAGAAGATG